A region from the Brassica napus cultivar Da-Ae chromosome C8, Da-Ae, whole genome shotgun sequence genome encodes:
- the LOC106415600 gene encoding probable L-type lectin-domain containing receptor kinase VII.2, translating to MFSKASIFLLFTISQLLFRPISCIDFVYNSNFTTTNTLLVDATVDSPPSILTLTNETTSSIGRGLYPSRIPASSSSSSPLPFATSFIFSMAPFKHRLPGHGFAFVLLPSSDTSAAESAQHLGLLNLTNNGDPSNRIFAVEFDVFSNQEFNDINDNHVGVDVNSLTSLSSSVAGFYRDDGTFTELKLNSGDNYQVWIEFNGSAINVTMARAGSSKPLRPLISTPLNLTGVLVGDMFVGFTASTGLLVQSHRILSWSFSNSDFSVGDALITRNLPSFKLRDDSVLDSKGFIAGVSVGAVSLLVCVIVVVLYVVRRRGRRLDDDDVEDWETEYWPHRVQYRDVVEATKGFSEENMIGYGGNSKVYRGALEGKEVAVKRITISPRDTVAGTSEFLAEVSSLGRLRHKNIVGLRGWCKKGGECLVLVYEYMENGSVDKRLFDCEVMLEWEERMRVIRDVASGMLYLHEGWESKVLHRDIKTSNVLLDKDMNARVGDFGLAKLQNTNKEMVSTTHVVGTAGYMAPELVKTGRASVETDVYSFGVFVLEVVCGRRPIEEGREGIVEWMWGLMERDQVVDGLDERLKVRGRFEVKEVEMALRIGLLCVHPDPRVRPKMRQVVHILEQGTLSDEREGEGMEVSLLERMKSSYLLGTSDGIQQQQHPTFLDVWNSTSHSHSFRSSSSIFQGR from the coding sequence ATGTTCTCCAAAGCCTCCATCTTTCTACTTTTCACCATATCCCAATTACTATTCCGACCAATCTCATGCATTGATTTCGTCTACAACTCCAACTTCACCACCACCAACACACTCCTCGTCGACGCCACCGTCGACTCTCCGCCGTCAATCCTAACCCTCACCAACGAAACCACTTCCTCCATCGGACGCGGTCTCTACCCTTCAAGAATCcccgcctcctcctcctcctcctcccctcTCCCTTTCGCCACGTCATTCATCTTCTCCATGGCCCCTTTCAAACACAGACTCCCCGGCCACGGCTTCGCCTTCGTCTTACTCCCTTCCTCTGACACCTCCGCCGCCGAGTCGGCTCAGCACCTCGGCCTCCTCAACTTGACCAACAACGGCGACCCGAGCAACCGGATCTTCGCAGTCGAGTTCGACGTCTTCTCCAACCAAGAGTTCAACGACATCAACGACAACCACGTCGGCGTCGACGTCAACTCCCTAACCTCCCTTTCATCTTCCGTCGCCGGTTTCTACAGAGACGACGGTACCTTCACGGAGTTAAAGCTTAACAGTGGAGATAACTATCAGGTCTGGATCGAGTTTAACGGCTCGGCGATCAACGTCACGATGGCTAGAGCCGGCTCCTCGAAACCACTAAGACCTCTCATAAGCACTCCTCTGAATCTCACCGGAGTTTTAGTCGGTGACATGTTCGTGGGGTTCACGGCATCCACGGGGCTACTAGTGCAGAGTCACAGGATCCTCTCGTGGAGCTTTAGCAACTCTGACTTCTCCGTAGGCGACGCTTTGATCACTAGGAACCTTCCTTCGTTTAAACTACGAGACGACTCTGTTTTGGACTCTAAAGGGTTCATCGCTGGGGTCTCTGTTGGTGCCGTTTCGTTACTAGTTTGCGTTATTGTGGTTGTTCTCTACGTTGTGAGGAGAAGAGGGCGGAGACTAGACGACGACGATGTTGAAGATTGGGAGACTGAGTATTGGCCTCATAGAGTGCAATACAGAGACGTTGTGGAAGCGACGAAAGGGTTCTCGGAAGAGAACATGATCGGGTACGGAGGGAACTCGAAGGTGTATAGAGGAGCGTTGGAAGGCAAAGAAGTGGCGGTTAAGAGGATTACGATAAGCCCTCGTGATACCGTGGCTGGGACGAGCGAGTTCTTGGCGGAAGTCTCGAGTTTAGGGAGGTTACGACACAAGAATATAGTGGGGCTGAGAGGTTGGTGTAAGAAAGGAGGTGAGTGTCTTGTCTTGGTGTATGAGTATATGGAGAATGGGAGTGTGGATAAGCGGTTATTTGATTGCGAAGTGATGTTGGAGTGGGAGGAGAGGATGAGAGTGATAAGAGACGTAGCCTCGGGGATGTTGTATCTACACGAAGGGTGGGAGTCAAAAGTGTTGCATAGAGATATTAAGACGAGCAATGTGTTGCTTGACAAGGATATGAACGCTAGGGTTGGCGATTTCGGGTTGGCTAAGTTGCAGAATACTAATAAAGAGATGGTTAGTACGACGCACGTGGTtggaacagcgggttacatggcGCCTGAGTTGGTTAAAACGGGGAGAGCATCTGTGGAGACGGATGTGTACAGCTTTGGTGTGTTTGTGTTGGAGGTAGTGTGTGGGAGGAGGCCAATAGAGGAAGGAAGGGAAGGGATTGTGGAGTGGATGTGGGGACTAATGGAGAGAGACCAAGTGGTTGATGGTTTGGACGAGAGGTTAAAGGTGAGAGGAAGGTTTGAGGTAAAGGAAGTAGAGATGGCTTTGAGGATAGGACTGTTGTGTGTGCATCCTGATCCTAGGGTGAGGCCAAAGATGAGACAAGTGGTGCATATACTGGAACAAGGGACGTTGAGTGATGAGAGGGAGGGGGAAGGTATGGAAGTGAGCTTGTTGGAGAGGATGAAGAGTTCTTATTTGTTGGGAACTAGTGATGgaatacaacaacaacaacatcccaCGTTTTTAGATGTATGGAACTCGACTTCTCATTCTCATTCCTTTAGGAGTTCTAGTTCTATTTTTCAAGGAAGGTGA
- the LOC106361202 gene encoding early nodulin-like protein 2, protein MGLVKSFDAYLMIVMLTGLVFALGLSNGYKFYVGGKDGWVLTPSEDYSHWSHRNRFQVNDTLYFKYPKGKDSVVEVSEEEYNTCNTTHPITSLSDGDSLFVLSRSGPFFFVSGNSENCLKGQKLAVNVMSTAHHSRSPRQPSPSPSPTLSPVAWSSPAPSPGVVLSDSEALAPASEPAKARNSASLVGPGMVSLGLVLVVFIRSMV, encoded by the exons ATGGGTTTGGTCAAAAGCTTTGATGCTTACTTGATGATTGTGATGTTAACTGGTTTAGTGTTTGCATTAGGATTATCAAATGGTTACAAGTTCTATGTAGGTGGGAAAGATGGTTGGGTTCTTACTCCTTCCGAGGATTATTCTCATTGGTCTCACCGAAACCGGTTTCAAGTCAACGACACTCTTT ATTTTAAGTACCCCAAGGGAAAAGACTCAGTAGTGGAGGTGAGTGAagaagagtacaacacatgcaaCACGACTCACCCCATAACTTCCCTCTCAGACGGAGACTCTCTCTTTGTGCTTAGCCGCTCGGGTCCGTTCTTTTTCGTAAGCGGCAACTCGGAAAACTGTCTCAAAGGCCAGAAGCTAGCCGTCAACGTCATGTCGACCGCTCATCACAGCCGCAGTCCTCGTCAGCCATCTCCCTCACCATCACCGACACTGTCTCCCGTCGCTTGGTCATCTCCAGCGCCTTCTCCGGGAGTGGTTCTTTCTGACTCAGAAGCTCTTGCTCCGGCTTCAGAACCCGCCAAAGCTCGCAATTCGGCCAGTTTGGTTGGTCCTGGGATGGTTTCTTTGGGATTAGTTCTCGTTGTTTTCATAAGGTCCATGGTCTAG